One window of the Anolis sagrei isolate rAnoSag1 chromosome 5, rAnoSag1.mat, whole genome shotgun sequence genome contains the following:
- the LOC137097185 gene encoding uncharacterized protein: protein MPSKKNRGGPKGKGPAEKSGHKRPLRQDGSSSDEDGVSLEDLEALLQRVNQVERNRGVGLVGASSSVRRASKKQLFKSLLSRVSILESASNVGAERAVRLPDQVAAPEAAGSSSLVALAVQTATSTEACPVVQAASESSAAAVAGPSQPVALASGSSAAAGSTQSVGSMAASSGVGGSEQLVSAVPAGTARLVLRWRILVVGIIMSTGRRDTPGTLPLASIWVRFHCIGEWKGVRGLRWAGLRFRCIGEWKGVRGLRWAGAPYRR from the exons ATGCCTTCAAAGAAGAACAGAGGGGGCCCTAAGGGGAAGGGTCCCGCGGAGAAGTCGGGTCACAAGCGGCCCTTGCGACAGGACGGGTCATCGTCGGACGAGGATGGCGTCTCTTTGGAAGACTTAGAGGCCCTGTTGCAGCGTGTTAATCAAGTTGAAAGGAATAGGGGGGTTGGTTTAGTTGGGGCTAGTTCATCTGTTCGCCGGGCAAGCAAGAAACAACTGTTCAAGTCTTTGTTGTCCCgtgtttctattttagagtcggcCTCGAACGTGGGGGCAGAAAGGGCGGTCCGGCTTCCTGACCAAGTGGCTGCTCCGGAGGCTGCTGGGAGTTCTTCTCTGGTGGCTTTAGCTGTGCAGACCGCTACCAGCACCGAGGCGTGTCCAGTTGTGCAGGCTGCGTCCGAGTCTTcagcggctgctgtggccggacctAGTCAGCCCGTGGCATTGGCCTCTGGGTCTAGTGCTGcggccgggtccactcagtcAGTTGGGTCGATGGCTGCTTCCTCTGGTGTCGGTGGGAGCGAGCAATTGGTGTCTGCTGTCCCGGCAG gaactgccaggctggtgcttagatggagaatccttgtggtgggcataattatgtccactgggcggagagatacgccaggaactcttcctttggccagcatctgggtgcgcttccactgcattggcgagtggaagggtgttcgcgGCCTTCGCTGGGCCGGGTTGCGCTTCcgctgcattggcgagtggaagggtgttcgtggccttcggtgggccggtgctccatatcggaggtaa